The following nucleotide sequence is from Micromonospora sp. WMMD1120.
AGGTTTCGTGAATATCGGTTTTTGGTCCACTTTGCCCCGTAGGCTCGATCGCATGACCGGATCAGAGCCGGCGGCCCCGGTGACCGCCACCGACGACGACGCGGCCGAACTCATCGCGCAGTTGCGCGCGTTGGCCGGGGCCGATCCGGGGGAGGTCCGGCTGGTGGTCGCCGAGGTGTTGGCGGCACTGGACCGGGCGGCGGGCGGTGCGCTGCGTGAGCATCTGCCGGAGACCATCCGGATCGACGCGGGCCTGGAGTCTCCCAGCCCGGCGTGACACCCGGCCGCTGTGGACGGTCAGGATCTGTCACATTGGCGAGTTAGGTACCCCTGACCCTGCGCTGGTATGACGCCGGTCATACACTCGTCCCGTCTGGCTTGTGAAGCATTTCACGAGCGTGCGGGAGGAGGCGCGAATGACCGCGGTGGAACACGACGCCGACGTCATTGTCGTGGGTGCCGGTCCCGGTGGGTCAGCGACCGCGTACCACCTGGCTCAGCACGGTGTACGGGTGCTGTTGCTGGAGAAGACCGAGTTCCCCAGGGAGAAGGTCTGCGGCGACGGGTTGACCCCGCGCGCCGTGCGCCAGCTCGTCCGGATGGGTGTGGACACCTCACCCGAGGCCGGCTGGCTGCACAACCGTGGCCTGCGGGTCATCGGCGGCGGCGTGCGCCTCGAACTGGACTGGCCGGACCTCGCCAGCTTCCCCAACTACGGTCTGGTGCGCACCCGACTGGACTTCGACGACCTGCTCGCCAGGCGCGCGGTGGCCGCCGGCGCCGAGCTGCGGACCAGCGTCAACGTGCTGGGCCCGGTGCTCGACGAGAGTGGTCGGGTGGTCGGCGTGGAGGCGGAGGTCGGGCCGGGCAAGGAGCCCGCCACCTTCCACGCTCCGCTGGTCGTCACGGCGGACGGCGTCTCCGGTCGGTTCCCGCTCGCGCTCGGGCTGGCCAAGCGGGAGGACCGGCCGATCGGCGTGGCCGTCCGCCGCTACTACCGCTCGCCCGCGAAGCACGACGACAACTACCTGGAGTCCTGGCTGGAGCTGCGCAGCAAGGACAGCGGCGACAACCTGCTGCCGGGCTACGGCTGGATCTTCGGTCTCGGCGACGGGCGGGTCAACGTCGGCCTCGGCGTGCTCAACTCGTCCTCCGCGTTCGGCAAGACCAACTACCGCCGGCTGCTCACCGACTGGCTCGCCAACACCCCGGCGGACTGGGGGATGACCGACGAGGCCAACGCCGACGGCCCGATCCTCGGGGCGGCGCTGCCGATGGGCTTCAACCGGGTGCCGCACTACACCCGCGGCGTGCTGCTGGTGGGCGACTCCGGTGGCATGGTCAACCCGTTCAACGGCGAGGGCATCGCCTACGCCATGGAGTCCGGCGAGCTGGCCGCCGAGGTCGCCGTGCAGGCGCTCGCCCGGCCGGCCGGCCCGGAGCGGGAGCGGGCGCTGCTGGCGTACCCGAACGAGCTGAAGGCCCGGCTCGGCGGCTACTACCGGCTGGGCGGCATCTTCGTGAAACTGATCGGCCGCCCGGAGATCATGCGGATCGCCACCAAACACGGCATGCCGCACCCGACCCTGATGCGTTTCGTGCTCAAGCTGTTGGCCAACCTGACCGACCCGCGCGGTGGGGATGCGATGGATCGCGTCATCAACGCGATGACGAAGGTGGCCCCGGCCGTGTAGCGCGCGGAGTGGGCGGGTCCCGCGGTCGCGAACGATTGTGGGAACCGTCTAGGTAGGACGGCATCGGTGCTGGTCACAGCCCCGGGGCCGACAAAGATCGACCCCCGCCGACTGCCACTGCGAGGGACGTGAATAGTGTGATTTTCGTCAAGCACCGAGGGCAGGGAAGGACGAGCAGGAGAAAACGATGTCGCTCTCGCCTTACGCACCGATCATCGGGCTGTTCGCCCTCGCCGCGGCGTTCGCGCTGTTCTCCGTCGGCGCCGCCCGCTTCACCGGTCCCCGTCGCAACAACAAGGCCAAACTCGAGGCGTACGAGTGCGGCATCGAGCCGAGCCCGCAGCCGGTCGGCGGCGGACGGTTCCCGATCAAGTTCTACCTGACGGCGATGCTCTTCATCGTCTTCGACATCGAGATCATCTTCCTCTACCCCTGGGCGGTCACGTTCGACGCTCTGCCGATCTTCGGCTTCGTGGAGATGGTCCTGTTCATCGTCGCGGTCTTCGTCGCGTACGCCTACGTGTGGCGTCGCGGCGGCCTGGACTGGGACTGAGGAAGGAACGTCAGATGGGCATCGAGGAGAAGCTTCCCGCCGGCGTCCTGCTCACCTCGGTGGAGAAGCTGGTCAACTGGTCCCGGAAGTCGTCCGTGTGGGGCGCCACCTTCGGCCTGGCCTGCTGCGCCATCGAGATGATGGCCGCCGGTGGTCCGCACTACGACATGGGTCGGTGGGGCATGGAGGTCTTCCGGGCGTCCCCCCGGCAGGCCGACCTGATGATCGTGGCGGGCCGGGTGAGTCAGAAGATGGCCCCGGTGCTGCGCCAGATCTACGACCAGATGGCCGAGCCCCGCTGGGTGCTGTCGATGGGCGTCTGCGCCAGCAGTGGCGGCATGTTCAACAACTACGCGATCGTGCAGGGTGTCGACCACGTGGTGCCCGTCGACATGTACCTGCCCGGCTGCCCGCCCCGCCCGGAGATGCTGATCGACGCGGTGCTCAAGCTCCGCGAGAAGATCATGTACGAGCCGCTGGGCGCCGGCGGCCGGCGGATGCTGGCGGCCCGCCAGGAACGGGGCGACGTTCCGGTCGTGCCGTACGGCTCGATGCCGTCCTCCTACCGCAGCGACAAGGCCCGGCGTGCCCAGTGGACCAAGGCGGTCCGCGAGGGGCGCGAGGAGCAGCTGCGGATCGAGAACTGGATGAACGCCCAGAACCACCTCCACCCGCAGGCAGGCCCGAAATGACCTCACCCACCGACAAGCCCAACGACGGCGGGGTGCCGGTACCGGTCACGCCGGCCGGCGCCAGCAGCACGGCTCCGGCCGAGTACCCGCCGGCCAGCGCCGCCGGGCGCGGCATGTTCGGCAACCAGGGCACCGGCGACGTGTCCGGCTACGGCGGTCTGGTCCGCCAGCGCCAGCCCATCGAGGAGGCGTCCCGACCGTACGGGGGCTACTTCGACGAGGTCCGTGACGCGTTGGAGGAGGCGTACCCGGCCTTCGGTGACGCGGTCGAGAAGGTCGTCGTCGACCGGGGCGAGTTGACCCTGCACATCCGCCCGGAGCGGATCGCCGAGGTCTGCCAGGTGCTCCGGGACGACCTGGCGTTGCGGTTCGAGCTGTGCTCCTCGGTGTCCGGCGTGGACTACCTCGGCGCCGACGAGCGCCGGCTGCACGTGGTCTACCTGCTCACCTCGATGACCTACCGGCGGCGGGTCCGGCTGGAGGCCGCGGTCTCCGTCGAGTCCCCGCACCTGCCCAGCGTGACGAGCGTCTACCCGACCGCCGACTGGCAGGAGCGGGAGGCGTACGACATGTTCGGGATCATCTTCGACGGCCACCCCCACCTGACCCGCATCCTCATGCCGGACGACTGGGAGGGGCATCCGCAGCGCAAGGACTACCCGCTCGGCGGCGTGCCCGTCGAGTACAAGGGCGCGGAGATCCAACCGCCGAACGAGCGGAGGTCGTACCAGTGAGCGCGAGGAGTGAGCTTGCGAGCCCCGCAGTCGTGAACGGAGGGCGGGCACTGTGACGACGTCGAACTACGCCAGTGAGCACGAGACCGAGGAGGGCCGGGTCTTCACCGTCACCGGTGGGGACTGGGACACGATCGTCTCGGGCACCGATCCGATCAACGACGAGCGGATCGTCGTCAACATGGGTCCGCAGCACCCGTCCACGCACGGCGTGCTGCGGCTGATCCTGGAGCTGGAGGGCGAGACGGTCCGCGAGGCCCGTTCCGTCGTCGGCTACCTGCACACCGGCATCGAGAAGAACCTCGAATACCGCAACTGGGTGCAGGGCTCCACGTTCGTCACCCGGATGGACTACCTCGCTCCGATCTTCAACGAGACCGGGTACGCGCTGGCGGTCGAGAAGCTGCTCGGCATCACCGACGACATCACCGAGCGGGCGACGACCATCCGCGTGCTGATGATGGAGCTCAACCGGATCTCGTCGCACCTGGTCTGGTTGGCGACCACCGGCATGGAGCTGGGCGCGATCTCGATCATGCTCTACGGCTTCCGCGAGCGGGAGTACATCCTCGACATCTTCGAGACCATCACCGGCCTGCGGATGAACCACGCGTACGTGCGGCCCGGCGGGGTGGCGCAGGACGTGCCGGACGACGCGATCCGCAAGATCCGCGAGTTCCTCAGGGTGATGCCGAAGAAGCTCAAGGAGTACGAAGACCTCCTGTCCGGTCAGCCGATCTGGACCGAGCGGACCAAGGGCGTCGCGGTGCTGGACGTGACCGGCTGTGTCGCGCTCGGCGTGACCGGCCCGGTGCTGCGCTCCGCCGGCCTCGCCTGGGACCTGCGCAAGACCATGCCGTACTGCGGCTACGAGACGTACGAGTTCGACGTGCCGACCCACCCCGACGGTGACGTGTGGGGTCGCTACCAGGTCCGGCTCGCCGAGATCCGCGAGTCGCTGAAGCTCGTCGAGCAGGCGGTGGACCGGCTCAAGCCGGGCCCGGTCATGGTCGCCGACCGCAAGATCGCCTGGCCGGCCCAGCTCGCCATCGGTGTCGACGGCATGGGCAACTCGCTGGAGCACGTCGCGAAGATCATGGGTCAGTCGATGGAGTCGCTGATCCACCACTTCAAGCTGGTGACCGAGGGTTTCCGGGTTCCGCCCGGCCAGGTGTACGTCGCCATCGAGGCGCCCCGCGGCGAGTTGGGCGTCCACGCGGTCTCCGACGGCGGCACCCGCCCGTACCGGGTGCACTACCGGGAGCCGAGCTTCGTCAACCTCCAGGCCCTCCCGGCGATGGCCGAGGGCGGCCTGATCGCCGACGTGATTGCCGGCGGCGCCTCGTTGGACCCGGTCATGGGGGGTTGTGACAGGTGAGTGCGAGGAGTGAGCTTGCGAGCCCCAGCCGCGTGCGCGAGGAGAGAGCGGAGCGAGCCCCGCAGTCGCGCGCAGACGCCGGCCCAGTCGCGAACGGAAGGCGGCTCTGATGACGACGATTTTCACTGACACGACTCGCGAGCGGGCGCGCGAGATCATCGCCCGCTACCCGGCGGACCGGTCCCGCTCGGCGCTGCTGCCGCTGCTGCACCTCGTGCAGGCCGAGGAGGGGTACGTGTCCCCGGCCGGTGTGGCGTTCTGCGCCGAGGTGCTGGGGCTGAACAAGGCCCAGGTCGGGGCGGTCGCCACCTTCTACACGATGTACAAGCGCAAGCCGACCGGCGACTTCCTGGTCAGCGTCTGCACCAACACCATGTGCAACGTGCTCGGTGGGCAGGAGGTGTACGACACCCTCTCCGAGCACCTGGGCGTCGGGCACGACGAGACGACCGCCGACGGCACGATCACCCTGGAGCACGCCGAGTGCCTGGCGGCGTGCGACTACGGCCCGGTGATGACCGTCAACTACGACTTCTTCGACGGGGTGGACCCCACCACCGCGGTCGGGGTGGTGGACGAGCTGCGGGCGGGCGGTCGGCCGATGCCGACCCGGGGCGCCCGACTCTGCACCCTCAAGGAGATGGCGGTGCAGCTCGCCGGCTTCGCCGACGAACGCGACGGCGCTGTCGCCGACGGCGGGCCGGGCGAGCCCACCCTGCGCGGGCTGCGGCTGGCCCAGCAGCACGGCGTCTCGGTGCCGGGCTTCGACCCGAACACCCCGATCCGCAGCAAGGCCGAGGCCGACAAGGCCGCCGCCGAGGCCAAGGCGAAGGCGGAGGCCGCCAAGCCGGCGCCCGTCGAGGCCAGCACCGCGCCGGTCAAGGGTGGCGACGGCGCGTCCGTCCCGACCGGAGCGGTCACCGAGCCGGCGACGCCGGCCGGGACCACCGAGCCGGCGACGCCGGCCGAGGCCAGTGGCAGCACCACGCGGGACGTGAAGGCTCCGGACGACAAGTCGCCGCAGGTGCGTACCGCCGAGACCCGGCAGCCGGACGCGAGCACCGCCGTCCCGGACGCCCCCGGCACCAAGACCCCGACGGAGCCGGCAGCCGGCGACGCGCGGGCGGCGGAGGCCGCCGGCGTGGCGGACAACGCGCCGGCCGGCGACGGCAAGCCCGCCGGCGACTCCACCGGTGCGCAGGAGCGCAACCTCAACGAAGCGTCGGCGAACGCCGGTGGCGCGAACTCCGCCGACGCGAGTGAAACGGGGGCCCAGAAGTGACCACTCCCCGCCCGGAGACGCTGGCCAAGCTGACGCCGGTGCTGACCAAGCGCTGGTTGTCGCCGGACGCCTGGCGCATCGGCACCTACGAGCAGCTGGACGGCTACGCCGCCCTGCGCAAGGCGCTCAAGGCCCACCCGGACGACCTGATCCAGCTGATCAAGGACTCCGGGCTGCGGGGCCGTGGCGGCGCCGGCTTCCCCACCGGCCTGAAGTGGGGCTTCATTCCGCAGGGCGACGGCAAGCCGCACTACCTGGTGGTCAACGCCGACGAGGGCGAGCCGGGCACCTGCAAGGACCTGCCGCTGATGACCCACGACCCGCACGCGCTGGTCGAGGGCGTGATCATCGCGTCGTACGCGATCCGGGCCAGCCGTGCCTACATCTACATCCGGGGCGAGGCGGTGCACGCCGCGCGCCGGCTGCGCAACGCCGTCCAGGAGGCGTACGACAAGGGCTACCTCGGCCGGAACATCCTGCGCAGCGGCTTCGACCTGGAGCTTGTGGTGCACTCCGGCGCCGGGGCGTACATCTGCGGCGAGGAGACGGCGCTGCTGGACTCGCTGGAGGGGTTCCGGGGCCAGCCCCGGCTGCGCCCGCCGTTCCCGGCGACCCACGGCCTGTACGCGAGCCCGACGGTGGTCAACAACGTCGGCACCATCGCCAGCGTGCCGCCGATCGTGCTCGGTGGGGCCGACTGGTGGAAGACGATGGGCACCGAGAAGTCCTCCGGGCCGATGATCTACTCATTGTCCGGTCGGATCGTCAACCCGGGCCAGTACGAGTGCACGATGGGTGTCACGCTGCGCGAGCTGCTGGAGCTGGCCGGCGGCATGCAGCCCGGGCACAACCTGCGCTTCTGGACCCCGGGCGGCTCGTCCACCCCGCTGCTCGCCGCCGAGCACATGGACGTGCCACTGGACTTCGAGGGGGTGGCGGCGGCCGGCTCGATCCTGGGCACCACCGCCATGCAGATCTTCTCCGACCAGGACTGCCCGGTCTACGCGACGTACCGGTGGCTGGAGTTCTACCACCACGAGTCGTGTGGCAAGTGCACCCCGTGCCGGGAGGGCAACTACTGGATGGTTCGTGTCTACCGGCGGATTCTCTCCGGTCAGGGCACCCACGAGGACCTGGACACCCTGCTGGACACCTGCGACAACATCCTCGGCCGTTCGTTCTGCGGCCTGGGTGACGGCGCGACCAGCTCGGTGACCTCGTCGTTGCAGTACTTCAAGCAGGACTACCTCGACTACATCGAGGGACGGACCGCACCGAAGCTGTCAGAGAAGACCCTGGTAGGGGCACACTGATGACTGATGTAGCCAAGCAGACCGAGACCGTCACCCTCACCATCGACGGCGTCGAGGTCACCGCCCCAAAGGGGACGTTGCTGATCCGGGTCGCCGAGCAGATGGGCACCGAGATCCCCCGGTTCTGCGACCACCCGCTGCTGGCCCCGGCCGGCGCGTGCCGGCAGTGCCTGGTCGAGGTGGAGGGGCAGCGCAAGCCGGTCGCCTCCTGCACCCAGACCGTCGCCGACGGCATGGTCGTCCGTACCCAGCTCACCTCTCCGGTGGCCAAGAAGGCGCAGGAGGGGGTGATGGAGCTGCTGCTGCTCAACCACCCGCTGGACTGCCCGATGTGTGACAAGGGCGGTGAGTGCCCGCTCCAGAACCAGGCGATGTCCACCGGCCGCACCGACTCGCGCTTCCACGAGCACAAGCGGGAGTACGAGAAGCCGATGGCGATCAGCAGCCAGGTGCTGCTGGACCGCGAGCGCTGCGTGCTCTGCCAGCGGTGCACCCGCTTCTCCGAGGAGATCGCCGGCGACAAGTTCATCGACCTGATGGGCCGGTCGTCCGCCGAGGAGATCAACATCTACCGGGACGACGCGTACGGCGCGGAGTCCGGGGAGGACGGCGGGGACGTCCCGTTCAACTCCTACTTCTCCGGCAACACCGTGCAGATCTGCCCGGTGGGCGCGCTGACCGGCGCGCAGTACCGCTTCCGGGCCCGCCCGTTCGACCTGGTCTCCAGCCCGAGCGTCTGCGAGCACTGCTCGGCCGGCTGCGGGCAGCGCACCGACTGGCGGCGCGGCAAGGTGCTGCGCCGGCTGGCCGGTGACGAGCCGGCGGTGAACGAGGAGTGGAACTGCGACAAGGGCCGGTGGGGCTTCCAGTACACCCGCGCCACTGATCGGCTGACCACTCCGCTGGTGCGTGACGAGCGCACCGGTGAGCTGCGCGAGGCGTCCTGGAGCGAGGCGCTCACGGTGGCCGCCGAAGGGCTGCACGCCGCCCGGGAGAGCGGTCGGGGCACGGCGGTGCTCACCGGCGGACGGCTGACCGTCGAGGACGCCTACGCGTACGCGAAGTTCGCCCGGGTCGCGTTGAACACCAACGACATCGACTTCCGGGCCCGGCCGGTCTCCCGCGAGGAGGCCGACTTCCTGGCCAGTTCGGTCGCCGGGGTCACCGACGTCACCTACACCGACGTGGAAAATGCGCCGGCCGTGGTGCTGGTGGGCCTGGAGCCGGAGGAGGAGTGCCCGATCCTCTTCCTGCGGCTGCGCAAGGCGTACCTGAAGAAGACCCTGACGGTGTACGCGCTGGCGCCGTTCGCCACCCGCGGCCTGGAGAAGCTCGGCGCCAAGCTGGCCCGGGTCGTGCCGGGCGAGGAGGCCAGCGTGCTCGCCGAGCACGCCACGGTCAGCGAGGCGCTGAGCGCTCCGGGGGCGATCCTGATCGTCGGCGAGCGGTTGGCCACCGTGCCGGGTGGGCTCTCCGCCGCGGCGGACGTGGCCCGGCGTACCGGCGCGAAGCTGGCCTGGGTGCCGCGGCGCGCGGGGGACCGAGGCGCCGTCGACGCGGGTTGTCTGCCCAACCTGCTCCCCGGTGGCCGGCTGGTCACCGAGCCGGCCGCGCGGGCCGAGCTGGGTGAGGCGTGGGACATCCCGGCCGGGGTGATTCCGAGTCAGGCCGGTCGGGACACCGACGGCATCCTGGCCGCCGCCGCCAACGGGCAGCTCGGCGCGCTCGTCGTCGGCGGTGTCGACCCGGCCGACCTGGCCGACCCGCGCCTGGCCGAGTCCGCCCTGGACGCGGTGCCGTTCCTGGTCAGCCTGGAGTTGCGGGCCAGCGCGGTGACCCGGCGGGCGAACGTCGTGCTGCCGGTCGCCCCGGTGGTCGAGAAGGCCGGCAGCTTCCTGGACTGGGAGGGCCGGCTGCGCCCGTTCGAGGCGGTGTTGAACTCCGCCGCGATGACCGACGGCCGGGTGCTCGACGCGTTGGCCGCGCTGCTCGACGTGCAGCTCGGCACCGCCGACGTGCCGAGCGTGCGCCGGGAGCTGGGCTCGTTGCCGGCCACCCGTACCACCCGGCCGGCGGCGCCCTCGGTGGCGCCGGGCCGGGTGCCGCACCCGGGCGCCGGCGAGGCCGTGCTGGCCACCTGGCACCAACTCGTCGCCCTCGGCACCCTGACCGAGGGCGACGAGAACCTCGCCGGGACGGCCCGCCCGCCGGTGGTCCGGCTGGGCAAGGGCACCGCCGAGGCGCTCGGTGTCGCCGACGGCGACGCGGTCACGGTCGGCACCGACCGGGGAGCGCTGACCCTGCCGGCCGAGCTGACCGAGATGCCGGACGGCGTGGTCTGGCTGCCGACCAACTCACCCGGTTCGACGGTGCGACGCAGCCTCGGTGTTGCGTCCGGCGCGGTCGTCCGGATCTCCGTTCCCGCGACGGGCACGGCCATCCCGGCCGGACGCGTGGCGGCCGACGAGACCGGTCTCCCGGGTCCGCTCCTCAACTCCGGGGGTAACCAGTGAGTCCGTCAGTCCTCGCCCAGGATCCGACGCTTGCCGACTTCGGCCAGGACCCGTGGTGGCTGGTCCTCATCAAGGTCGTCTTCGCGTTCGTGTTCGCCGTGCTGGCCACCCTGCTGGGTGTCTGGTTCGAACGACGCGTTGTCGGTTTCATGCAGGTGCGGCCCGGCCCCAACCAGGTCGGTCCGCTCGGCCTGCTGCAGACCCTCGCCGACGGCCTGAAGATGGCCTTCAAGGAGGACATCCTGCCGAAGGCGGCCGACAAGGTCGTCTACTTCTTCGCGCCGACCATCTCGGTGATCTGCGCGGTCACCGCCCTGTCGGTGGTGCCGTTCGGCCCGATGGTGAGCATCTTCGGCCACCAGACGCCGTTGCAGGTCACCGACGTGCCGGTGGCGGTGCTGCTGCTGCTCGCCTGCTCCTCGCTGGGCGTCTACGGCAGCGTGCTGGGCGGTTGGGCCTCCGGCTCGACGTACCCCCTGCTGGGTGGTCTGCGGTCGAGCGCCCAGATGATCTCCTACGAGGTCACCATGGGGCTGAGCATCGTGACGGTGTTCATGACCGCCGGCACGATGAGCACCAGCGGCATCGTCGCCGCGCAGGGCGACGCCACCCGGCTGACCGTGTTCGGCACCGAGATCCCCGCGCCGGGCTGGTACGCGATCCTGCTGCTGCCGAGCTTCATCATCTTCTTCATCGCCACCGTTGGTGAGACCAACCGGGCGCCGTTCGACCTGCCCGAGGCCGAGTCCGAGCTGGTCGCGGGCTTCATGACTGAATACAGCTCGCTCAAGTTCGCGCTCTTCATGCTCAGCGAGTACGTCGCCATGGTGACCATGTCCGCGGTCACCACCACGCTGTTCCTCGGCGGTTGGCGGGCGCCCTGGCCGATCACCCTGTGGGAGGGCGCCAACTCCGGTTGGTGGCCGATGCTCTGGTTCTTCGGCAAGGTCATCACGCTGGTCTTCGTCTTCGTGTGGTTGCGCGGCACGCTGCCCCGGCTGCGTTACGACCAGTTCATGCGCCTCGGTTGGAAGGTGCTGCTGCCGATCAACCTGGTCTGGATCCTGGTCCTGTCGGGTCTGCGTTCCATCGAGGACTGGGACACCAGGGGCAAGGTGATCGCGGTCGGCGTTCCGGCCGGCATCCTGCTGCTCGCCACGCTGTTCTGGCCGAGCCGCCGCCCGCAGCCGAAGCCGACGCCGCAGGAGCAGGTCGACAACCGGCCGCACGGGAGCTTCCCGCTGCCACCGATGGATCTTCAGGTACCACCGAGCCCGCGCATCACGCGCGTGGTCGCCGAGCGGGAGCCGGCCAACATCGTCGCCGGCTCGGACTCCAGGGAGGTGTGACGTGGGCGCGATCACCGGAACGTTCAAGGGATTCGGTGTCACCTTCTCGCACATGTTCAGGAAGGTCGTCACGACCGACTACCCGTTCAAGCCGCCGGTGTCGGCGCCGCGCTACCACGGGCGGCACATCCTCAACCGGCACCCGGACGGCCTGGAGAAGTGCATCGGCTGTGAGCTGTGCGCCTGGGCCTGCCCGGCGGACGCGATCTACGTCGAGGGTGGCGACAACACCGACGAGCAGCGCTTCTCGCCGGGCGAGCGGTACGCCAGCATCTACCAGATCAACTACGCCCGGTGCATCTTCTGCGGGCTGTGCATCGAGGCCTGCCCGACCCGTTCGCTCACCATGAGCAACGAGTACGAGCTGGCCCGGGACAACCGGCAGGACCTGATCTTCACCAAGGAGCAGTTGCTCGCGCCGCTGCTCGAGGGCATGGATCAGCCGCCGCACCCGATGCTGCTGGGCAACAGCGAGAAGGACTACTACGTCGGCGCGCTGGACAACCCGGGCACCTCCGCCGGTGCGGAGAAGTCCCCGATGGGCCCCGGCCGCTACCAGGTCGAGGAGCACCCCGGCGTGACGTTCCCGGGCGCCGAGCAGGCCGCCCAGCGCGTCGCGGCCGGCAAGGGAGAGGAAGCATGACCACGTCTACGGTGCTGGCCGCGGCGGGTGAGGTGTCCAGCGGCGAGCAGGTCACCTTCTGGATTCTCGGGCCGCTCGCGCTCATCGGCGCCATTGGCATGATCGCCGCCCGCAACGCGGTGCACTCCGCGCTCTGGCTGGTGCTCACCATGCTCTGCCTGGGCGTCTTCTACGTGCTCCAGGCCGGGCCGTTCATCGGCATGGTGCAGATCATCGTCTACACCGGCGCGATCATGATGCTCTTCCTGTTCGTCCTGATGCTCGTCGGG
It contains:
- a CDS encoding NADH-quinone oxidoreductase subunit G; the encoded protein is MTDVAKQTETVTLTIDGVEVTAPKGTLLIRVAEQMGTEIPRFCDHPLLAPAGACRQCLVEVEGQRKPVASCTQTVADGMVVRTQLTSPVAKKAQEGVMELLLLNHPLDCPMCDKGGECPLQNQAMSTGRTDSRFHEHKREYEKPMAISSQVLLDRERCVLCQRCTRFSEEIAGDKFIDLMGRSSAEEINIYRDDAYGAESGEDGGDVPFNSYFSGNTVQICPVGALTGAQYRFRARPFDLVSSPSVCEHCSAGCGQRTDWRRGKVLRRLAGDEPAVNEEWNCDKGRWGFQYTRATDRLTTPLVRDERTGELREASWSEALTVAAEGLHAARESGRGTAVLTGGRLTVEDAYAYAKFARVALNTNDIDFRARPVSREEADFLASSVAGVTDVTYTDVENAPAVVLVGLEPEEECPILFLRLRKAYLKKTLTVYALAPFATRGLEKLGAKLARVVPGEEASVLAEHATVSEALSAPGAILIVGERLATVPGGLSAAADVARRTGAKLAWVPRRAGDRGAVDAGCLPNLLPGGRLVTEPAARAELGEAWDIPAGVIPSQAGRDTDGILAAAANGQLGALVVGGVDPADLADPRLAESALDAVPFLVSLELRASAVTRRANVVLPVAPVVEKAGSFLDWEGRLRPFEAVLNSAAMTDGRVLDALAALLDVQLGTADVPSVRRELGSLPATRTTRPAAPSVAPGRVPHPGAGEAVLATWHQLVALGTLTEGDENLAGTARPPVVRLGKGTAEALGVADGDAVTVGTDRGALTLPAELTEMPDGVVWLPTNSPGSTVRRSLGVASGAVVRISVPATGTAIPAGRVAADETGLPGPLLNSGGNQ
- the nuoH gene encoding NADH-quinone oxidoreductase subunit NuoH; this translates as MSPSVLAQDPTLADFGQDPWWLVLIKVVFAFVFAVLATLLGVWFERRVVGFMQVRPGPNQVGPLGLLQTLADGLKMAFKEDILPKAADKVVYFFAPTISVICAVTALSVVPFGPMVSIFGHQTPLQVTDVPVAVLLLLACSSLGVYGSVLGGWASGSTYPLLGGLRSSAQMISYEVTMGLSIVTVFMTAGTMSTSGIVAAQGDATRLTVFGTEIPAPGWYAILLLPSFIIFFIATVGETNRAPFDLPEAESELVAGFMTEYSSLKFALFMLSEYVAMVTMSAVTTTLFLGGWRAPWPITLWEGANSGWWPMLWFFGKVITLVFVFVWLRGTLPRLRYDQFMRLGWKVLLPINLVWILVLSGLRSIEDWDTRGKVIAVGVPAGILLLATLFWPSRRPQPKPTPQEQVDNRPHGSFPLPPMDLQVPPSPRITRVVAEREPANIVAGSDSREV
- the nuoI gene encoding NADH-quinone oxidoreductase subunit NuoI; this translates as MGAITGTFKGFGVTFSHMFRKVVTTDYPFKPPVSAPRYHGRHILNRHPDGLEKCIGCELCAWACPADAIYVEGGDNTDEQRFSPGERYASIYQINYARCIFCGLCIEACPTRSLTMSNEYELARDNRQDLIFTKEQLLAPLLEGMDQPPHPMLLGNSEKDYYVGALDNPGTSAGAEKSPMGPGRYQVEEHPGVTFPGAEQAAQRVAAGKGEEA